The region TGTGAGTTTGAGGTCAGCTCTCATCTGACAGACCCTTGGCTGTCCAGCTATGTGAATTGTTCCGGCCTCACCGAAAGTGCACGGCCTGCTCTCGAACGCATTCTTCAACGTGTGCACCATCCGGTTCGGTTTATCCGGATTCTGGAAGACGGGTCCTGCATTGGGACAGCCGCCATAATCCTTGATAATGAATGGGCCGGACTGTTCGAGATTGCGGTCCATCCATCAGCGAGAGGCAAAGGGGTCGGCAAGCAGATCATTGCCGCCTCCCTGGTGGAAGCCAAAGCCGCCGGGAGCAGTAAGGCGTGGCTCCAGGTCGTTGAAGACAATCATCCGGCCTATGCCATCTACAAGGCGTTTGGCTTTCGCTATCAATATGATTATGCCTATTGGCAACCGGCGGATTCCGTCAAAGACGAAGCGTAGAAATCACATGAAGAAAATGGTTCTGGTATCAGCCTGCGCGCTGATCGATACAGATGGACGGATCCTGATCGCTCAGCGTCCGGAAGGTAAATCTCTGGCCGGACTATGGGAATTTCCAGGCGGTAAAGTTGAAGCCGGAGAAACACCGGAAGAGACACTGATTCGCGAGCTGGAAGAGGAATTGGGGGTCAGCACCCATGAATCATGTCTGGCGCCGCTCAGCTTTGCCAGCCATACCTATGACGACTTTCATCTGCTGATGCCACTCTATGTCTGCCGGAAATGGAACGGTGTTCCACAGCCTCTAGAAGGGCAGGCCATCAAATGGGTTCGCCCGGGTGTCCTGCGTGACTACCCTATGCCGCCAGCGGACGACCCGCTCATCGCACCACTGATAGACCTGCTCGGACCCTAATCCGTAAACCAGGAGAAGCTGGGCAACAGGCCGCCTGCCTCACCATCCGCTTTGCGCTTTGGATTGGGCGCAGGCTTGGGCGGTTCAGATGACTTGACGGCCGTACTGGTGTCAGCGTCTGCCGACCCGGGCACATCAACGGCATCAGGTCCTTTGGCACCCAGCAGCGCCGCCAGTTTCTTTTCCCGCTCTTTCCAGCGCTTGTCACGCTCTGCCGCGTCAGCGATGGACTGAACCGCCAGTTCAAACGCGCGATCATCCGCAGCGGTTTTCTGCTCCACGGCAAAAGCCAGCCGTTCCGGCACAGAATAGGCCGGGCATTTGCCGCTGGCCGAGAAATTATTGCCGCCGTCAGCTTCCGCATTGAAGATATAACGGCGATCGCAGACATCCACTTTCGGAACCTGCTTCGTCAGCTCGAAATGATCATGCCCGCGCTTAAGCATCCGCCAGAAATCAAGATGCTCATTATCCGCGTAGCGCGCCAGGTTTTCCGGAGTCATGCGGAACGGATAGGCCTGGATCTGAAAGCCTTTTTGCCCGCCCTTGAAAGCTTCACGCGCCAGCGCATAGATCTCACCTATCTGCTCATCCGTCATGGCATAGCACCCACGCGATGAACAGGCACCATGAACCATCAGATGACTTCCTGTCCGCCCGTGTGACCGGTCAAACTTGTTGGGGAAGCCCATATTGAAGGACAGGTAATAGCTTGAGTTGGGATTCATCTGGGCCGGGGTGACGGTGTAAAACCCTTCCGGAGCCTGACGATCACCTTCCTTGAATTTCGGCCCGACCTTGCCGGACCATTTGCAGATGTCATAGGTCTTCATCAGACCATATGTGCCGTCATCCTTTTCTTTCCAGACCTCAAGCTGGCTTTCTTCCTTGAAAATGCGCAGCAGAATAGGATCTTCCGGGGCCATGCCTCGGGATTTCATGTCGGCAAGGGTTGCATAGGGAATAGGCTCAAGATGCTTGGCATCAAGCAACTCGTCCGTGTTACAGGCCGCAAGAGCGGAAAGCCCAACCACTACGAAGCCGGTCTTCAGAATCTGTCGAAGGCGCATCCGTTACCCCATACTCGTGCAACCACGGCCAAAACACACCGTAATTGTTGAGACTACATGGTACCTGTTGACATCTCGTTACGGCAAGGAAAACCCTGCCGATAACACATTTGTCAATCAGCTGCCGCGCACCTTATGAACGGATTGGTACGAAAAGAAGGCCAGTCGTTTATCCGAGCGAGCGCCCGATTTCGAGGAACTTCCGACGACGGTGAGCCCGGATCTCGTCACCAGAGAGGCCCTCAAAGCGCTGGAACCCATCGGCAATCGCATCGCCTGCGCTCTGCAGTACAGCGCCCGCGTCACGATGCGCACCACCCATCGGTTCAGGAACGATACCGTCAATGACACCAAGCTGCTGAAGATCCTGCGCCGTGATCTTCATATTGGTCGCCGCGTCCTGTGCCCGGGTTGAATCCCGCCACAGGATTGAAGCTGCACCTTCCGGTGAGATCACGCTGTAGATGGAATGCTCCAGCATCAGCACATGGTTGGCTGTAGCGATCGCAATCGCACCACCGGATCCGCCTTCACCAATCACCAGGGTGACATTGGGCACTTTGAGAGACAGACAGGCATCCGTTGAACGGGCAATGGCTTCAGCCTGACCGCGCTCCTCAGCACCAATCCCCGGATAGGCTCCGGCCGTATCAACCAGCGACAACACAGGAACACCGAACCTGTTGGCCAGCTCCATGATACGGACAGCCTTGCGGTAGCCTTCAGGGCGGGCCATGCCGAAATTGTGCCGCAGCCGGGCTTCTGTATCAGAACCCTTTTCCTGACCAAGGATGGCCACGGACTGTCCGCGGAACCGCCCGAACCCGGCAACAACAGCCTCATCATCGGAAAACTTCCGGTCACCGGCCAGCGGCGTGAAATCCGTAATCAGCGATTTGACATAGTCCATGCAGTGCGGGCGCGCCGGATGACGGGCAACCTGCGTCTTCTGCCATGGTGTCAGCTTGGAATAGATATCCTGCAGCGCCTGCTCAGCCTTGGCTTCCAGTCGCTGAATATCTTCTTCAATCTTGACCGAGTCACCCTCGGTCGCCAGCGCCCTCAGCTCCTGTACCTTGCCTTCAAGATCAGCAACCGGTTTTTCAAACTCAAGAAATGTCCGCATGAAAGTATCGCGCCCGACGTGTCACACTGGGAGGAATTTGCGCCTGTCTGGCAAGCGAGTATGGCCCAAACAAGGCAAACTCACTGACCGCAGCCCCCCGCTTCATTGCGGCGCACACTGGCCGCAATGACCGCCTATGTCAAGACAAGCTTACAGGCATCGTAAATTTCCGGAAGGCCAGACAGGACCTCTTATGCCAGCGGGTGATGATCTTCAACCAGCCGCCGCAGACGCTCTTCAAGAATATGCGTATAAATCTGCGTGGTTGAAATGTCCGCATGACCCAGCATCTGCTGAACAGATCTCAGATCCGCACCATTTTCGAGCAAATGACTGGCAAAAGCATGCCGCAGCACATGCGGAGAGACCTTGTCCCGCGCCAGACCAATCTGGACTGCAAGAGTTTTCAGGTCTCGGGCAAAGGCCTGTCGCGTGAAATGGCCACTTTCTCCAAAGCTTGGAAACAGCCACGGGCTGTCCGTGTAGGATTCATTGGCTTCTCTCAGGCTGACATAGTCTGACATGGCATCCTTGGCGCGGCTGTTGAGCGGGACCAGCCGTTCACGCCCGCCTTTGCCGCGCACCATCAGGAATCTGTCCTTCTGACGGGTCGCTGCAACCGGCAGACTGACCAGTTCGGAAACACGCAAGCCCGTCGCATAGAGAACTTCAAGCAATGTATAAAGGCGCATGGCCCGCAAACGCCTGACGGGTGCCGGATCATCGGTCAGTGCTGCAAACCGGGCTGCTTCAAGCAACCGGTCCACTTCTGCATGGCTGAGGGTCTTGGGCAGGGAACGCCCCTGTTTCGGACCAGACGCATTCACTGTGGGATCATCCAGCCTGAGCCCTTCCGCGTAGAGAAATTTGTGGAACTGGCGCACAGACGACAGCTTCCTTGCTGTTGAGCTCGCAGCATAACCCCGACTGTCCAGATCCCCCAGATAGGCGCTGACATCAGCCTTGTCGCACCGAAGAACGGAGGAGCGGCGCCCGGCCAGAAAGCCGTAATAATCTTCGAGGTCACGGCTATAGGACTGCAGCGTGTTGTCCGCCGCACCACGCTCCGCGCTCAAAAATTCCAGGAAGGATTCCAGATGATGATCCGAACCAGCCACAAAAGCCCCCCTACTTCGGAAGCTTCTTTGCCGGAATGCGGATGGTCATCTCCCGCGGATTTGGCTCGACAAAGTTCGCAAGCCAGAACATAGCCCCATAACCAAGACCACCCAGAACGCCGCAAATGACAAGAAATCTAATCAGGGAAGGCATTGTTTTCCGATTTCTATTGGTTTCGCCTCTGCCGCTTAGTCAATCAGTTGCGGCTGCCTCTTGCAAGTCTCTCCTTGACAGTTCATAGCTCTATCGGCTCAAAGCCTGTATATGTCTCTTTTCCGACCCGCCGGAGCCGCTGGTGACCGAGTTTGAATCTTTGAAATCCATCCCTGTTCCTGATGATCTTCTGGATCTGCTGGGCCATCGCCCTATCGTTCTGATCGGTATGATGGGTGCGGGCAAAACCACCATCGGACGACGATTGGCCGCTCTCCTGGACATTCCGTTCGTTGATGCAGATGCCGAAATCGAAAAGGCCGCCAACCAGACAATTCCAGAGATCTTCGAACAGTATGGCGAAGATCACTTCCGGGACGGAGAGAAACGGGTCATTGCCCGCCTGCTTGAAGGTGGGCAGCAGGTATTGGCGACCGGCGGTGGCGCTTTCATGAATGATGAGACCCGCGCAGCTATTCAGGCCGGTTCTCTCTCCGTCTGGCTCCGCGCCGATTTCGACATCCTGATGGAACGGGTCAGACGGCGGTCCAACAGACCACTGCTGCAGACAGCCGATCCTGAAGGCACATTGCGCGCGCTCATTGACGCACGATATCCGACATATTCGGAAGCGCATCTGACTGTTGAATCCAGGAACGCCCCGCATGAAGCCATCGTTGCTGATCTGGTCAAGGCACTGGCCGACCATCTCGGGTCGCAAAACGTCGCTGACAGGCACTCCGAACAATAACCAATCTGGACCCAAAGAATGACCGAAGAAACCGGGATGCACCTTGAAACCGTTCGAGTGGAACTCGGAGACCGTTCCTATGACATCATTGTCGGCCCGACCAGCCTCAAGAGCATTGGTACCCGCATCCGGGATCTGTTTGGCGATGTACGGACGGCCATTATCACAGACAGGAATGTTGCAGACCTGCATCTCGGAACTGTGGAGCAGGCCCTAACTGACGCTGGCATCGGTCACACAGCAATCATCATGGAGCCGGGGGAGCCGACAAAACGCTATGACGGGATGATGGCTGCCTGTGATGCCATTCTCGATTCAAAGCTTGAGCGCGGTGATCTGATCATTGCTCTTGGTGGCGGCGTCATTGGTGACCTGGCCGGATTTGCAGCCGGTATCGTCCGGCGCGGCATGCGGTTTATCCAGGTTCCCACAAGCCTGCTGGCTCAGGTCGATTCATCCGTTGGCGGCAAGACCGGTATCAACACACGGCATGGCAAGAATCTCATCGGGCTGTTTCATCAGCCAGGCCTTGTCATTGCGGATACGGCAATCCTCGATACCCTGTCCGAACGGGAATTCCGTGCCGGATATGCGGAAGTGGCCAAATACGGCCTGATCAATGACGAGGCTTTCTTCAGCTGGCTTGAAAACAACTGGCAGGCTGTCTTCAAGGGCGGCCAGGAACGGGTTCATGCAGTGGCGACATCCTGTCGGGCCAAGGCAGCTGTGGTTGCCGCTGATGAACGGGAATCCGGTCAACGTGCCCTGCTTAATCTGGGCCATACATTCGGCCACGCACTTGAAGGCATGGCAGCCTATGACCCGGTCAGGCTGGTCCATGGTGAAGGCGTTGCCATCGGCATGGTTCTCGCCCATGAATTTTCGGCCCGGCAAGGTCTCTGCTCACCAGAGGATGCAGCGCGCGCCCGCCATCACCTTGATGCGGTCGGCCTTCCGACTACTCTGCAACAGATCCCGGGACAATTGCCTCCCGCTGAGACCCTGATGAACTTTATCGCCCAGGACAAGAAGGTCTCACGTGGCTCCCTCACCTTCATCCTGACCCGTGGCATTGGGCAGTCCTTTGTGGAGAAAGATGTGGCGCCTGATCTTGTAAAAGACTTTCTCGAAGATAAATTGAGTGCATGACCACGATGCTCTGGCTGACCATTCTCGCAATTCTGGTGCTTTTGGCCCTGTCCGGCTTCTTTTCCGGATCTGAGACAGCGCTGACCGCCGCGTCCCGCGCCCGGATGCATCAGCTTGAAAAAAGTGGTGATCAGAAAGCCTCTATCGTCTCCCGGCTGATTCAGGTGCGGGAACGCCTGATTGGCGCGCTGCTTCTCGGCAATAATCTGGTCAACATTCTGGCCTCGGCCCTGGCCACAAGCCTGTTTATCCAGCTCTTTGGTGAAGCGGGTGTGGTTTATGCCACTCTGGTCATGACCGCACTGGTTCTGATTTTTGCGGAAGTTCTGCCCAAGACCTGGGCCATTAGTGCACCGGATGAGTTTGCCCGCGCTGTAGCCCCCTTTGTCCGCGTCGTCGTTGCCGTGTTTGCACCGATTACGGCAGGCGTCACCCTGCTTGTGAACCTGCTGCTGAAACTGTTCGGCATTGATACCAGTCGGTCCGGCCTGACCCCGCATGAAGAGCTGCGCGGTGCTGTTGATCTTCACCACAAGGAAGGCAGCCTGGTCAAAGCTGACAGGGATCGTCTCGGCGGTCTGCTGGACCTGCACGAACTGGAAGTATCCGACGTGATGGTCCATCGCACCAAGATGATGGCACTCAATCTTGATGACGGGAATGAGGAACTGGTTCGCGAGGTTATCGCCAGCCCCTTTACCCGCCTGCCACTCTGGCAGGACAATCAGGACAATATTGTCGGCATCCTGCATGCAAAAGATCTTCTTCGGGCTCTGGACGCCCATGAAGGAGATGCTGACAGCCTCGATCTGAAGACAATCACAACAGAGCCGTGGTTTGTGCCGGACACAACGCCCCTGCAAAGCCAGCTCAATGCCTTTCTGAAGCGGAAGTCACATTTCGCGCTGGTCGTTGATGAATATGGCGAGGTGCAGGGTCTCGTCACGCTCGAGGATATTCTGGAAGAGATTGTCGGCGAGATCGCAGACGAGCACGACGTCGATGTGAAGGGTGTCCAGATCCTCACCGATGGTTCGATCAATGTGGATGGTTCGGTTCCGATTCGCGATCTCAACCGCGCCATGGACTGGGACCTGCCGGATGAGGAAGCCACCACCATTGCCGGACTGGTTATCCACGATGCCCGCATGATCCCGGATGAAGGCCAGGCCTTCAACTTTCACGGTTTCCGTTTTCTCGTGGTCCGGAAGGATCGCAACCGAATCATTCAGCTGCGCATCCTGCCGCTTGTTCAGGCCTGAACCGAAAACAGGAGCACCATCAGGGCGCTGATGTCTGAATGGCCAGGGCATGAACCCTGTCATTGAGTTCCGCCTCAAGAACCGCATTAACCTGACGATGACAGGCAATACGTGTCTCGCCGCGGAATTTTTCCGATACGATTCTCACACGAAAATGAGTCTCACCACCTTCACGCCATCCGCCATGTCCTTTATGACGGTCAGATTCGTCGATCACGTCCAGTTCGACCGGCGCAAAAGCGTCTGTCAGTTTTTTGATAATGCTGTCCTTGACGCTCATCGGCTTCGATGGTCCTCTATTTGTTTGTTTGCAGATGGATGTATCATTGACTTGGGTTATGGACCAAATCCAGCACGTTGTTGAGAGGCAATGAAACTGAATTCACGATATTTCGACAGCATTCGGGTCAAGCCGAAGGCCGAGGAAAAGAAGGAGCCGGAGGGCCAGCCCTGCGAATGGGAAGGGTGTACCCGGACCGGATCTCATCGCGCGCCCAAAGGACGTGACAAGGAAGGTGAATTCTTCCATTTCTGCATTGATCATGTGCGGGAATACAACAAATCTTATAATTATTTCA is a window of Coralliovum pocilloporae DNA encoding:
- a CDS encoding murein L,D-transpeptidase family protein, coding for MRLRQILKTGFVVVGLSALAACNTDELLDAKHLEPIPYATLADMKSRGMAPEDPILLRIFKEESQLEVWKEKDDGTYGLMKTYDICKWSGKVGPKFKEGDRQAPEGFYTVTPAQMNPNSSYYLSFNMGFPNKFDRSHGRTGSHLMVHGACSSRGCYAMTDEQIGEIYALAREAFKGGQKGFQIQAYPFRMTPENLARYADNEHLDFWRMLKRGHDHFELTKQVPKVDVCDRRYIFNAEADGGNNFSASGKCPAYSVPERLAFAVEQKTAADDRAFELAVQSIADAAERDKRWKEREKKLAALLGAKGPDAVDVPGSADADTSTAVKSSEPPKPAPNPKRKADGEAGGLLPSFSWFTD
- a CDS encoding HlyC/CorC family transporter, which translates into the protein MTTMLWLTILAILVLLALSGFFSGSETALTAASRARMHQLEKSGDQKASIVSRLIQVRERLIGALLLGNNLVNILASALATSLFIQLFGEAGVVYATLVMTALVLIFAEVLPKTWAISAPDEFARAVAPFVRVVVAVFAPITAGVTLLVNLLLKLFGIDTSRSGLTPHEELRGAVDLHHKEGSLVKADRDRLGGLLDLHELEVSDVMVHRTKMMALNLDDGNEELVREVIASPFTRLPLWQDNQDNIVGILHAKDLLRALDAHEGDADSLDLKTITTEPWFVPDTTPLQSQLNAFLKRKSHFALVVDEYGEVQGLVTLEDILEEIVGEIADEHDVDVKGVQILTDGSINVDGSVPIRDLNRAMDWDLPDEEATTIAGLVIHDARMIPDEGQAFNFHGFRFLVVRKDRNRIIQLRILPLVQA
- a CDS encoding acetyl-CoA carboxylase carboxyltransferase subunit alpha, translating into MRTFLEFEKPVADLEGKVQELRALATEGDSVKIEEDIQRLEAKAEQALQDIYSKLTPWQKTQVARHPARPHCMDYVKSLITDFTPLAGDRKFSDDEAVVAGFGRFRGQSVAILGQEKGSDTEARLRHNFGMARPEGYRKAVRIMELANRFGVPVLSLVDTAGAYPGIGAEERGQAEAIARSTDACLSLKVPNVTLVIGEGGSGGAIAIATANHVLMLEHSIYSVISPEGAASILWRDSTRAQDAATNMKITAQDLQQLGVIDGIVPEPMGGAHRDAGAVLQSAGDAIADGFQRFEGLSGDEIRAHRRRKFLEIGRSLG
- a CDS encoding shikimate kinase, with product MTEFESLKSIPVPDDLLDLLGHRPIVLIGMMGAGKTTIGRRLAALLDIPFVDADAEIEKAANQTIPEIFEQYGEDHFRDGEKRVIARLLEGGQQVLATGGGAFMNDETRAAIQAGSLSVWLRADFDILMERVRRRSNRPLLQTADPEGTLRALIDARYPTYSEAHLTVESRNAPHEAIVADLVKALADHLGSQNVADRHSEQ
- the mutT gene encoding 8-oxo-dGTP diphosphatase MutT; translation: MKKMVLVSACALIDTDGRILIAQRPEGKSLAGLWEFPGGKVEAGETPEETLIRELEEELGVSTHESCLAPLSFASHTYDDFHLLMPLYVCRKWNGVPQPLEGQAIKWVRPGVLRDYPMPPADDPLIAPLIDLLGP
- a CDS encoding BolA family protein, whose product is MSVKDSIIKKLTDAFAPVELDVIDESDRHKGHGGWREGGETHFRVRIVSEKFRGETRIACHRQVNAVLEAELNDRVHALAIQTSAP
- a CDS encoding GNAT family N-acetyltransferase, whose translation is MTHDLALVRRLEDANLSAWPSETVLKDGDWVIRLTPGHPSRRINSFYALNPEDDANIEDRFANARAIFQRKTIPAFYRSTPLTSPEIISFLNRTGWRCLDVTHVLTTTLEQPVHPERNTCEFEVSSHLTDPWLSSYVNCSGLTESARPALERILQRVHHPVRFIRILEDGSCIGTAAIILDNEWAGLFEIAVHPSARGKGVGKQIIAASLVEAKAAGSSKAWLQVVEDNHPAYAIYKAFGFRYQYDYAYWQPADSVKDEA
- the xerD gene encoding site-specific tyrosine recombinase XerD, whose translation is MAGSDHHLESFLEFLSAERGAADNTLQSYSRDLEDYYGFLAGRRSSVLRCDKADVSAYLGDLDSRGYAASSTARKLSSVRQFHKFLYAEGLRLDDPTVNASGPKQGRSLPKTLSHAEVDRLLEAARFAALTDDPAPVRRLRAMRLYTLLEVLYATGLRVSELVSLPVAATRQKDRFLMVRGKGGRERLVPLNSRAKDAMSDYVSLREANESYTDSPWLFPSFGESGHFTRQAFARDLKTLAVQIGLARDKVSPHVLRHAFASHLLENGADLRSVQQMLGHADISTTQIYTHILEERLRRLVEDHHPLA
- the aroB gene encoding 3-dehydroquinate synthase, which gives rise to MTEETGMHLETVRVELGDRSYDIIVGPTSLKSIGTRIRDLFGDVRTAIITDRNVADLHLGTVEQALTDAGIGHTAIIMEPGEPTKRYDGMMAACDAILDSKLERGDLIIALGGGVIGDLAGFAAGIVRRGMRFIQVPTSLLAQVDSSVGGKTGINTRHGKNLIGLFHQPGLVIADTAILDTLSEREFRAGYAEVAKYGLINDEAFFSWLENNWQAVFKGGQERVHAVATSCRAKAAVVAADERESGQRALLNLGHTFGHALEGMAAYDPVRLVHGEGVAIGMVLAHEFSARQGLCSPEDAARARHHLDAVGLPTTLQQIPGQLPPAETLMNFIAQDKKVSRGSLTFILTRGIGQSFVEKDVAPDLVKDFLEDKLSA